One Vicugna pacos chromosome X, VicPac4, whole genome shotgun sequence DNA window includes the following coding sequences:
- the LOC140692065 gene encoding synaptonemal complex protein 3-like, whose translation MAPAERKRLGRAAKAPVEAQGMAACDFGRQERREPRGSEGVPEGNNRVTDNYGGINPSPGTLEEDLRNEVREMLEGFQDDIKRALLAKRKMFEMNMKASISTTNAKIGHVWKTQLEQRQNLHLRYSRQLRTLLREWNIDVQKAQEQEEKLANMFREQRKILRQARIVQYQRLKKMKNLYEQFLKSMEELDKDHELLLTDEQSEVRQEMAKLQNKIMLEAQHLDLAVVESYLQTLLL comes from the exons ATGGCGCCGGCTGAGAGGAAGCGCCTGGGGAGGGCTGCGAAGGCCCCGGTGGAGGCTCAGGGTATGGCAGCCTGTGACTTCGGGAGACAAGAGAGAAGAGAGCCGCGTGGGTCAGAGGGTGTTCCGGAAG GAAACAACCGAGTCACTGATAATTATGGGGGAATAAATCCTTCTCCAGGAACATTGGAGGAAGACTTGCG GAATGAAGTACGGGAGATGCTGGAAGGATTTCAAG ATGACATTAAACGGGCTCTTCttgcaaagagaaaaatgtttgaGATGAATATGAAAGCTTCTATCAGCACCACTAATGCAAAAATTGGGCATGTTTGGAAAACACAACTAGAACAAAG GCAGAATCTTCATCTCCGATATTCTCGGCAGCTTCGGACTTTGCTTCGGGAGTGGAATATAGACGTGCAGAAAGCCCAGGAACAAGAAGAAAAACTAGCT AACATGTTTCGAGAGCAACGAAAGATTCTTCGACAAGCTAGAATTGTTCAGTAccagagactgaaaaaaatgaagaatttataTGAGCAGTTCTTAAAG AGTATGGAGGAGTTAGACAAGGATCATGAACTTCTTCTTACTGATGAGCAAAGCGAAGTTAGACAAGAAATGGCCAAGCTGCAAAACAAAATTATGCTGGAAGCT CAACACCTAGACCTGGCAGTGGTTGAAAGTTATCTCCAAACCCTGTTACTCTGA